A region of the Peromyscus leucopus breed LL Stock chromosome X, UCI_PerLeu_2.1, whole genome shotgun sequence genome:
TAGCTCATGGGTTGTTCCTGATCCCTGAtgtgtgttgaaaaaaaaaagtttcaaaaagaGTTCTTTTGGAACCCAGGAGAACTATCTCAAGGTCCAAAGCTGTCTGTGAAAGGCCCCATGGTGACAGCCTTTTTTGAGTATCCAGAATGTACATTTTATGAGACAAAGGGCACTTCTTCCTGTTCTATGCTTCCTCCCTAGCCTCCAAGCATACTGTCTATAGGCCTGTTCCCTTGTGGGCATGTGGTCTAGAAAAGCCAGTGCTGATTGTAATGCTGAGCAGAGTTCATATTCATAACCAACAAAAGACAGGTAAAAAGGGCTTTGAGCCGTTTGAGCTTCCTGGTCCCAGTATTGGTTCAGAACTAAgccaggcatgtgacatttacagaCTAGAACAAGAAGTCTGAGAAAAGGTTTTCTGAGACATGCAGAATGAAAGAGTTGAAGGTGGGCAAGAACATGGTCTCTTCACTTAAATGAGGCATGCTGGCTGCACAGCCTTCAGAAGGTCATGGAGAACACACTATGTTCCCAGAGGGTTAGACAAAGCACCTTGGTATCTTACGTTTTCAGGTGTCCAGGTTGGCATTTTCTGCCTGAGAAAATGGAATTCTTTTGTCTTCTTGAGCCTAGCCTGGCTGTGGTCTGGTCTGGCATCTTTGGGATGCAACTTCAGGGTCCCACTCTGCTGCTACTCTTCTAGACAGCAACATCACAAGATGTGGAGCCCtcccaaaatattattattattatttttagaatactGACCATCATATCGTCTTCTGTCACACCGATCCATCTTGCATGATCTTTCCTGAAGTGAAAAGATTCCCACATTTAGGTTTTGTGGTGGACATAATGTATATAAGGACATGTCCtgtttgcttttaaatgtttttgtccAAACTCATATGtgcgcacacatgtacacacacacacacacacacacacacacacacacacacacacacacacactatttctcACACCTAGTTTGAGACATATTTTAGTAACAGGTTTCTTTTAGGGACCAAAGTTAAACGGTAATCCCTCAAACACTGGTACCTGGTTGATGTAGGTAAACTAAAGCTTCATTAAGAGAGCCTCCATGATGAAAAGTGTTAGCCAAATTTTAATCTGAGATGGAATCCCTCCTGCATTTTTCCAGCCACACTTCAGGCTTCTCACTCATTCTTACAGAGACTCATTTAGAACAAGCACTGTCTAAATTTCCAACTCACTCACGCACCAGTTAAACAAGCAACAAAACACATTCTTCCCAGTTGAACTAGGGCCGGTCCCCCTACTCCAGAGTCCAATTTCTGCTGGATGTTCCAGACATGGTGGCTTTGTTTCTAGAGGAAATCAGGGGTTCAGGGAGCACCAAAGGACAGCCTGGATGCACTGCCTGAAAACCAGGTGCCTAGCAGAGCGTTCTGCTTACCTTGCCCGCAAGCTGGGGTAGGGAATTGCTTGGAAAAGATGCTCCAGGCCCAGCAGCTGAGACTGGGTTATTCTGGTGCAGGTATGGAAAGGCAGCTTGTCCCCAGCCTGAAGAATCTTGGAGCCCTCAGGCATTGCTGCCTCTTGCTGAGGCTGCTGTTGAACACTGCCGCCATGGTCACCTTCCAAGTGGATCCCCTTGTCCATGGGGCCAGAACTACCATCGCCAGCacctccttcttccatttcttcttcttcgttttctccctcctctgccaCTCTTACGGCTTCCTGAGCAAGACCGGACTGAGCAAGCTCTTCTTGAGCAGGCTTGATTGGGGCAAGTTCCCTCAGAGCACGCTTGCCCTGATCAAGCTCACCCTGAGCAAGCTCGCTCTGTACAAGCCCTTTcttgcctccttcctccccagccgTCAGGACCATTGCATTCCCACCtgcaagaaaaacacaaagataaaGATCTGAGCTAAGTGGCCCATGGATCATTGGAAAGCCTGGAGACGGGCCACAGCAGAGCAGGGTAACTGAATTCCCTTGTTACTGGCCTTTCCACAAGATTTGCTTCCCGGACTTTGCCCAAGTCCAGTCAGAATCATTTTACTGACCATGCTGATGTTCCTGTCCCACATCAGCTCCTGGACTCAGCATCCTGTTGAAACTGTGGCAGGAGCCCTGGCGAGTCTCTGTGCCTGTAATCTTTCGATCAGACCCGAGTTCCAAAGCTGTAAAAGCCGCGTCCTTAGAGTCGGGCGCCAGAGGTACAGCTCTGACTCTTGACCCGGAAGGCTTGTCTTCTGGAGACTCAACCTAATTATAATGTGTCCAATCAAACGTTCTGGCCTGCACAGGCTCAGTGGCTGTGGGCTTGTCCTCTGAGGTGCCTATCCAGAAGCAGTTTAGGGCTTCAAAGAGCAgggagtattttttaaaaaaggcagtgagtgtgtgtggtgggtgtatgCAACCTGCAGGTCCACTTTGCTGCTTAGCTGACACCTATCATTTTGGGTAAGGCTGGACTGTTCAAATTTAGTCACACGGAGTAACACAAAGACCTTCTCAAACTCAGCAGGCCCTTGAGCCCAGataaatcattttattaaattatggaAATGTCCTTCAAACAAAATGCCCCAATCTTGGTTGTGCTGTCTTGAAGAGCCCTGTATGATGGCAAATATGTGGGTAGGCCAGGGCAAGATCCTCCTGAGAGACTGTGCTCCCAACAGGGCTGAATTCCACTGGTATTCACAAGATCATTATGATGGAGACTTTGCTCTAACTAGCTGTGCTTTCCCAAGGTCCTAGGGTGATCCAGATACCTGAGGGCATCAAAGATTGACCCTAGGCACTGGCTCCAAACCTGTCTCACAACTGTGAAGGTGAAAGACAGGAAGAGTAAGCAATTCTGGATTCAGCTCTACAATCATTTCAAGAAGGGGCAGAACTGAGGAAAAGTTAGAGAGACTCCCCACAGTAGGTGACATTCCCAAAATTTAAAAGAGCCACTGAGCTCTGTCATttcgtggtttttgtttttaataggatCATGGCAGAGTCTGGACAATGGCTGAGGTAATTGTTAGGAGATGGATTAGTTCTCTGGGATAGCATAGGCTGAGACTCTGGAGGCCCAGGGTCCAACATGGTCTAGCACACACCAAGGAGATGATCATGCTCTGTTCACCTATTGCCCACCTAGTCAGGGGTGGCTCAACCCCCTCCCACCACAGTCCCCTTTGTCCATCCCTGACTAGGGCTTTATGAGTTGTGGGCCTTGACTGTCTGGTCACCATTAGACACTGGGTGgtcttctgtcctctgacttttcaGCTGTCCCAGGTGCTTTTAATTATCCTCAGCTATCTTTCTTCTCAGTCACCAAGAAGCAGCTGCAactgtccttcctctcctccttatCTCGTGGGTCATTGTGAAATGCTTCCCTGAAACACTGAAATGGGAGGCTTTCTTAGACACAGACCTTACTCACTCTCACAATTAACTGCTGGAGAAGCTAGGctatttaaggaggcaatagtgcCAGGTGTGCTTTCCTGAAGAACTTGGTGGCCTGGTTGGACTGCCCACACTAGCTGGGAGCCCTGTCTTTATCAGTGTGAGGCAGCTTGACTGTCCTACTGATCGCAGAAATATTTTGTGTCTCATCTTTAGTGTTCCTGGCTTGGCTGTTTCAAACCAACCCTCCTTTTAGCCCTAGTATCCATGCAACATATGCAAGCAACTTGCAAATTTGAACGTGAGTGCTTTTTCCTCACTAAGGACAGAGACCTAGCTCCTGCATCCATATCAACCCCGGATTCTGAGATAAATTTCCCAATGTGCTGTTTTCAGCGTTGGTGTGAAGCAGGTAAGCATTCATGCATTCAGGGTGACCCAGGGACTGttcatttcctcccttttctaaAGAGCTCACAGGACACTGggtgtattcttttatttctggCAGTTTCCTCCCAGGGCTTAGCAGAGAGTGATGCAGAGGAATATTCCTCTCTCATGGGTGACTCAGCACCCTAAAAGATGGatgcttgctgtgtaacccagagGAGCTGTGGGGTGCACTATGGGAGTACATAACACAGGTAAACACCAAGGCCTGCAATGTTCCAATCTgttatctgtgtgagtgtggaaACCAGCACCCGTCTCTGCCTTTATCCTTGATCCTCATGACTCTGCTGTCCCCATTTTGGACCTGGGGAAGGGGCTCTCCTCTGCTGACTCCTTAGGATGTCTACTGCTTGCCTGCTGATATCTACATATCCTTGCCCATTCCTACATATCCCTGCAATGACAGGAAACCTGTACCCATAAGCAGCTTTTGCTGTAGAAAGCAGTGATTCATGAGCTCAATTACtgctttgtgtgattttttttataagttatCTTTTGTGAGGGATTCTCCAGGATTGAAATGCATTAATGAAATCTTGTGGCTCTTTCTTGTTTAGTTACATGCTCAATGCTTTaggtcagtgattctcaaccttcctaatgctgtggccctttaatgtAGTTgcccatgctgtggtgaccccaaccatttttgttgttgcttcctaattgtaattttgctactgttatgagtaaTAATATGATATCTTTCTTTTCCAATAGTCTTAGTAAAGGTCTTTAGACCCCAAAGGTAAAAGGGGCTGCATCCCACAAGTAAAGAACCAATGCTTTAGGTTAAGGTATGTGATTGTGGAGTTCCTGCACTATTTTCCCATGGGACTCTGCTCATCATAGTTATTAGATGGGAATCCTACCTGCACACAGATTTTCCTGAGGAATGACTTGATCAGCATGTACCGATGCCACATACAGGTGCATTCACTGACACAATATTCACATGCAGAAACGTCTGTAGCCAAAGCCCTTCCATCCCATTGGCCCATCCCCTAGAAAGAAGCTAATGTTCAGAATGTAAAAGTAGTTCCAGAAATATGGAAAGCATAAAAGGAAGATGGTTTACAACATTTCATAAAGCTAGTTAGAGCGGGGAAGGGAAACACAAATGAATTGTAAGTCTGTTTTATTGATGAATacaagttttaaaacaaaaataaaacttgaataaCTGCCTAACTAAAACCCAAGACAATGTTAAATTTACCTTAAGAGTGTTAAgacattattcgtaatagccagaacctggaaatcacctagatgcctgtcaactgaagaatggattaagaaaatgtaatacTTATACATAATGgagtcagagaaaaacaatgacatcacaaatttgaaggcaaatagatgtaactagaaaatatcatcctgagtgaggcaacacagactcagaaggacaaacatagctctctgaacagatgaagtcAGGATTCTTCTGTATTCcaaaatctaatcaatatttatatgtattattcaGCTTtttttggcttaaaagggcttattgggaaatgttatcatttttactattttctacagagaaagtaTTTTCCAGTTCCAAATAACTCTCGACTTTTGAatgtaaactttttattttaaaaaatgttatttttgttaccaAAAAAAGAGTGTTCAGACAATTCAAATTAGCAATTTTAGAAGCAATTGATCAGCTCTAAGAAGAAACATAAttgtgggatcaggatctataccTGGTGACTgtgtggctttttggagctcattacctatgatgggacaccttgcacagccttggtacagaggggaggggcttggaccttcctcaactgaatgtaccaggctctgctgactccccatgggagccttacctttttggaggtggggatagggaggtgggttggggggaatgCTGACTGAAGCGTGAGGAGACAAGAGaatgggatctgtggttggtatgtaaaattaataaaaatttcttaaagaaaaaaagaaacataattgacagaatgaattctttgatgagcTTATATCTGCATATGACATCATGTCACatacagaaagaataataaatggGGAAGCTTTCCTAGGTTTGAGTCATCTTCATCACACCCGTGGTCAGCATTGTTAGGGACACCTGACAATCGGTGAGCCAGCTGTGCCAAGGTTGGCTCTCCCATGAGGCCTTTGTTGCTCACAGGACAGGATACACTGACCCCTGCACTGCCCACTTAGTCACAGCTCACTatgtcctttctctgctcagcactCCATGGTCTGAGCTTTCAAGTCATCAAGTGATAATCATGTCTTCGGCAGGAAAGTCAGAGGCTGCCACCTAACTCATCTGaactgcttctctttctctctctctctctctctctctccctctctctctctctctctctcacacacacacacacacacacacacacacacacacaccgagagagagagagagagagagagagagagagagagagagagagagagagagagagagagagtataccGGTGTGTTATGCAGAAATAATGAAGAGTGAGCCCCTCACTGAACCAGGAAAGGAGTGGACAGGTCAGGGATTCTCCCTTCAGTCTTTCAACCAGCCACATGACTTTGGAGTGTTCTTACTGAACCCCTCTGGTATGCTGTATCCCAACAATAGGCCCTGAGCATTCTTGGTGTATCCAGGCCATAGGTCCCATCCCTGGTTACAGGACTCACCCTACAAGGACTCAGTAAGGactcttcctgctgtttgttagagacacatggtggagagagacaaGGGTTTATATAGAGGGAGGCCAGGACAGAGAGCTGGGTGGGCAGACATCTAGAAGGATAGTATcctgaggaaggagagggtgggGTGGCTGAAATGAGCTCCAGGGAAGGGTAGCTCTGATAGAGATGATAGAGGTATGGCCAGTTGATGGTCTGGAGACAAGCTGAAGCAATTTTCCAGTGGAAAGGAGTCAACGTTGGGGAGAAAGATGTATTAATTATGAGCTtcaccaggcagcagtggcacatgcctttaatcccagaactggagaagcagaacaaggcagttctctatgagttcgaggccagcctgcactacagagcgagatccaggaaagacaccaaaactacacagagaaaccctgtcttgaaaaaccaaacaaaaaattatgagCCCCAAGAATGAGGTTGAAGATGGGGTTCCCCAGCAGTGCCCAGGAGAGAGGCCACTGAGAAGTCAGAAGACTGTGTGGCCCGATGAGAGATGCTGTGAGCGTGATTGACTATGCATCAGTACAGAAGTGAGGCAGGCTGCAGGACAGTGGTGGGGATTTCTCATGTAAGTCAGCCTGGCCAACCAGGGTCCAGTGTACAGAAGGAAACCTGGGTCCTTGTAAAATCTCCAGGATCCTAAAAGTGCCTTTGTGGGGCTCAAAGACCAGTAAAAATGGTGCTGCTGTGTAGATACCTTACCACATAAATTCCCCTGGTGCTCTCTGAGAGGGGCCTGTTCTTCCTGGATGCAAGCTTAGGCTGGAATAACAAGCTCTCAGATATCCCCTGGTGGGGTGGTAAGAATGTTCAACTTCTTCAGTGACCCCCATGGAGAATGAAGAACACTTACTAGTAGAAAGTGTTTATAATGACTTAGTGTGCTCCCATATAGGAGGGAATGCAGCCCACCAATGTCCCTGTTCCAACTCCAGTGTTCCTGGGCCTCTCCACAAGGCTGAGAGGGTGGGTACTCTCCTGGCTACCGGATAACAGCAGTGTGCCAATATTTTGCTAAGTAAGTGAATGACTGAGGGGTTGGACTTAGGGTTTCTGGCAGGAAAAaagcacaggtacacacaggATCCCTAGCACAACCTTCTCACCAAGCTTCAAGGAGGTCAGTGCACTAAGGATCTACGCTCTCCTCCCACAGCTTGCACTACTGGAGGAACCTTCTGGTGTCCACAGCTCTACAAGCTGTTAACTCCCTTCCTGGGCCCATTTGTCTGTCCTGAAGCAGCAGTGGGTTCCCCCAGTCCCTGCTGTGACCACCCCCAACATCAGTCAGCTGGATCATGATGTTTTACCACTCCATTTCCCTGAGGTGGTCTATTCTTACCTTTATTCCTTGTTTTTCCCTCCCTTCAGGAATAAAGTGGACAGTCAGTGAAgggtaaaaacaaagcaagacccaAGAGTGGACACTTGactagggaagaagaaagaggaaggtaaGTGATGGAGAGATGTTGGTAGTGTTTCAGCACTAAGTTTTCAGCAGGCTTCAGGGTGCCTAGCCAAGTACCATCAACCAGTGTCCCAGTAGCAGGGGTCTCGATATGTCAACTGGGAAGAGTCCCTTGCAGAGCAAGTCTGCAGAGAGCAGGCCACTGAGGAGCACATGTGGAAGATCTCCCAAGAAGGCATGTCTCAAAGGCTGGAGGAGTTGCCTTGCCTGTGGCTGAAACACCAAGTCTCCAAAGCTGTGGCCCAAACTGGATCTCAAAGCAAAAGCAATGACTCTGAGACAGTAGTGGGAACTGGAAAAAACTCCCCTTATCTGAGGATGATCTCCAGTGAGTCTCCCTCCAACAGGCCTAGCAGGCCTGGGGAGCAATCTTCTCTAATGTCCTTCTAGGAGCCAAGATCCCTGTCAGAGCCAAGAGCTGGTTGAGAACTAGATTCCAGTTGAGGGTTGGATTCTGAAGTCTCTCCAGACCAGAGAGGAGCCAGCTGCCACTCAGAGTCCAACAAAGAACCTGTGTGGGGTTTTGTtgcattgttgttgttggtttggttttttgtttgtttggttggttggttggattttttttgttgttttgtttttgaaacctgCTTTTTGTGCAGCcctagatgccctggaactcactctatataccaggctgacctcaaactcacagagatcagcctgcctctgcccccaagggctgggaataaaggcgtgctccaccacagtgcagtctgtttgttttctataggTGTGGGAATGGGCTCAGATTGTTCAGAAGGGACCCATCAAagatatgtgtgtgggttttcccttctcccttttgTTCCCTGGCCAGTTTagggttat
Encoded here:
- the LOC119086707 gene encoding rhox homeobox family member 1-like; this translates as MLSPGADVGQEHQHGGNAMVLTAGEEGGKKGLVQSELAQGELDQGKRALRELAPIKPAQEELAQSGLAQEAVRVAEEGENEEEEMEEGGAGDGSSGPMDKGIHLEGDHGGSVQQQPQQEAAMPEGSKILQAGDKLPFHTCTRITQSQLLGLEHLFQAIPYPSLRARKDHARWIGVTEDDMMEWFRTRRASFRRSNRLVVLIEPPPAPQNNNPGRFWSST